The Romeriopsis navalis LEGE 11480 genomic sequence CGCAAAGGTTGAGGTTTTGTATGAGCGATCGTTTATCCGGGATCTCAAGGGTATGAAGCTTGATCCGGCGGATAAGATCGAGCAGTTTGTCTTTAGCGACTTTTTTGAGACGAATGATTTTCGGGGGTTGCCGGAGTTTCGGGCGTTGCCGAATAGCGATATTTTCTATCGCTTTACTTGGGCGAATCATTTGATCTGTATTGAGGTGACGGGGCAGATTATTAAGTTTGTGCGGGCGCTGCCAAAGCCGCCGGTTTAGGCCGATCGTGCCAGTTCCCTTTCCAGTCGAGTTAAGACACAGGTTGTCTGCGTCAGCTTAAGATGTTGCCGGTAGTTGCACGAGATTGGGGCAGATTCGATCGTTGTCTAAGTCGTTGATATTGGCGAGGGTGGTTTCGGCGATATTTTGCATCGCGTCTTCGGTGAAGAAGGCTTGGTGGGCGGTGATGAGGACGTTGGGGAAGGTGGTGAGTCGCTGGAATATATCGTCTTGGATGATGCGATCGGACAGGTCTTCAAAGAATAAGTCCGATTCCTGTTCGTAGACATCGAGGGCGAGGGCGCCAATTTTTTCGGATTTCAAGCCTTTAATCACTGCTTGGGTGTCGATCAGGCCACCGCGACTGGTGTTGACGAGCATGACGCCTTGTTTCATGTTTGTGATCGCGGCGTCATCAATCAGGTGATGGCTGTCGGGGGTGAGGGGACAGTGCAGAGTGATGATGTGCGATTGGGTCAGGAGTTGATCGAGGGGGACGTATTTGACGCCGATCGCGGTTAAGTCAGCGTTTTCGTGGAGGTCGTAGGCGAGGATTTCGAGGCCGAAGCCGTTGGCGATCTGGGCGACGATTTGACCAATGCGACCGGTGCCGATGATGCCGATCGTTCGGTTGTGGAGGTCGTAGCCAAGTAAGCCTTCGAGGGCAAAGTTGCCTTCCCGGACGCGATTGTGGGCGCGGTGGATTTTGCGGTTGAGGGTGAGGATGAGGCCGAAGGTATGTTCGGCGACGGCGTAGGGGGAGTAGGCGGGGACGCGGACGACTTGGAGGTCGAGGGCGGCGGCTTTGGCGAGATCGACGTTGTTGAATCCGGCGCAGCGCAGGGCGAGGATGCGGGTGCCGTTGCGGGCGAGGATTTCGAGGGTGATGTCGTCGGGTTCGTCGTTGACGAAGATGCAGACGGTGGTGAAGCCTTGGGCGAGGCTGGCGGTTTGTTGGGTGAGTTTGGTTTCGAAGAAGGTGAGGTCGTAGTTATAGGTTTGATTCGCGGCGTCGAAGAATTGCCGATCGTAGGGTTTGGTGCTAAAGACGGCGATTTTCATGGGGATGCCCGCTTCCTAATTTGCCTTCATTCTAGGAACGATGCAGAGCGGATTTACTGAAGGAAACCTATTGTTTGAAGTAAGCAATCCTGTAGTTTTGTGTATGAATTTTCTGTTAATAGTTTTCAGTGCTCAGGTGTCAGTGTGGTTTTGAAAACTGATGGCTGACTACTGAGAACTCTGTCCTTTCTCCCGCTTATATTTCTCGATTTCTGACATGGGCAGCAGCAATGTGTCTTCGATTTCTTGGCGGACGCTGCGGCTGACGTAGCATCCATCATTGTTGAGGCATTCTACGAGGAGGAGGTTGGCATCGTAGTATTGCTGGAGCAGTTGATTTTGGTCGTCGTTGAATTGCCAGTCGTGGCCGATATTGCGGTGGGTGATCATGATTTGGCGCAGATTTTCGGTCCATTGTTGACCGTTGGTTTGCCACCAGGCTTGGAAGTTTTCTCGGTTTTTTGAGGAGGTATCAGGAAGTCGATCGAAGACCTCCTGAAGCTGGCGCTTTAGTTCGCGGGCGAGGTCGAGGGTGCGGGCGCGCTTTAGTTCGCGGGCGAGGTCGAGGGCGCGGGCGCTGGCGCGGTAGAGGTCGCGGTCGCGGTAGAGGTCGCTGGCGCGGTAGAGGTCGCGGTCGAGGTCGAGGGCGCTGGCGAGGGCGCTGGCGAGGTCGAGGTCGAGGTCGAGGTCGAGGTCGCGGTCGCGGTCGAGGTCGCGGTCGCGGTCGAGGGCGCGGGCGAGGGCGCGGGCGAGGGCGCGGTCGCGGTCGCAGTCGAGGGCGCGGGCGAGGGCGAAATAATATGCACGAACTGAATTATCTTTGTATGATGCTTGAACAGATTCGGATTTATTCTTTGCCCACTTCATAAAGTCCTGCAATTTGGGATCTTTAGCCAAAGATTGATTGATCGCGGCTTGCATGGCGAGCAGCAATTCATCCGCATTACGGAGCATCCCAACTGTGAGCAAGAAGACCTCGCGCCAGCGTTTTTCGTTGATGTTGCGCAGTAGAGGCTGAATTTGATTTGTGCCTGCGATTTCCCTAGCGGTGAAATACTCTTGAAACGTGAGATGGGAAAAGGAATAAATCCCCCGTGCCCTTTCGACCAGCAGTCCATGCTGTGCCTGAATTGATCTGACCACGGCTTCGCTATCGATCCGTAGTGATTCTGGGTCGGGATCGACATCACGCAGATTACCGATAAAGTCAGCGATGTAGCCTTCGAGTCGGCGTTTTTTGATGAAGTATTCCTTCTGCTGGAACGACTGTAGTGCCACAAAGCTCAGGAGATCTTCCTTCCGCTGAACATCGAGTTTTTTGTAAATTTGGTCGCGATTAATATTCCGTGTCGCATCCCACTTTTTCAGCAATGTGCGGACGCCTTCCTCGTATAGGTCAGCCCGATTGCTCGGAAAGTCCCCGCCTTCCCCGAAAACCAGACAGAGCAATGTCAGCAAAATCGGGCTACTAGCCAATTCCTGAATCGGCTCGTTTTCCTCTAAGCGTTCAATGAAACGCTTAGCTTTTGGGGAATCATTTCTTGCGCGAAACCAGTTTTCCGCAAAGGTTGCAATCTGCTGTTCGTCAAAGTCAGCGACTTCGACTTCGGTGAATCGTTCAAAAGTGTATTCTTTGGCTGCGATGCGGCAAGTAATGACAAATTGGCTGTGAGGAAAATGGTCTGCGGTGACACGCATTTCGCGAAGGACTCGCGTGGTGTCTTCCTGCCGGACTTCATCCAGCCCATCGAGTAATACCATCGCCTTGCCTGATCTTAGGATGTGCTGGATGATTTCTAGAGGGTTACTTCTGCTCAAGGTTCCAATAGAAGTCCTTTGATTCTCTTCTAGCAATTGAGCTAGATAATTTACTAAGCCATGCTGTTGCTGATCTTCTGCGAAATCTTTCAACGTCACAAAAAGCGGCACAGCATCTGCAGAGAATCCCTCAGTGATGCACTGCATCGCCAGATATTTCAGAAAAGTCGTCTTCCCGGCTCCTGGTTTCCCCAATACCATGAGTCGCCTGTGATTCTCCACAGCTTCTAGCCCTGGTATGCATTTGGCTTTCACCTGCCCCAGTAGAAATCGGTCTAACCCAGCGGTAAGGTTACAGTTTTCCAGCAGTTCCTGCTCACTCTTCAATCGAGTAAGCTTTTCCAGGATATTGACATTGGTATAGATGCCGTTTGCGCCCGTTAGCTTAATCGGGTGTTCCATATCCAGTACCCGCATCGTGCCGCACTGCTGCTGAATCAGTGGACGGATTGCCTCACGGGTTTGCTGGACTAGCGTATGGATTTCTGGAAGCCCCCCAGCCCCCAATTCTGGGGGAGCCGAACCCTCGCCTGCTTCAAAGTCCCCCAGAATTGGGGGATTTAGGGGGCCTGCAATTCCCGCAATAGTTTTCCAGTCAAGTTTAAGGGCTTTGCAGATGTTGACAAATAAATCATCACCAATTGTCTGTCCTCGAAAGAATCTTCCAAGGCGCTCTCTTGTCGTACTTAGACGCGCTTCCAATGTTTTGCGTGTTATTCCCAAATCTGTCAGAGCAACTTTGGCTTGTTTAATTCCTTCTGGTGTTGCTTGTAAACCCATGCAGATAGCCCTAAATCTGCGCTTATTCTAGCTCAGGCTGCAAAAAGCAAACATTTTGCATACATTAAACTTACTAATTGCAAGCCTATACCTAGCAGTCCTTTTGCGACATTACAGGAGCACATGAACTACAGGAAATTGCTCCATGAAACCGACTAAAGAAGATAAGTTGATGCAGCTCATCGAATTCATCGTGATTGGGACTGCGATCTGGTTCAATCCTAGTGCTGGATTTCTGATCTTTCTACTCCAGTGCTGCTTTCTATTACTCAAGTCCCTGCGCGACGATCGCAAATGAAAGCCAAGGGAAAAAAGAGTCGATCGGCAGATGTTGACTCATCCCACTTTACGTACAATAGAACCAAGTCACCGAAACGATGACATTAGCGATGAACAGCAGTACCATTCTCAGCATCGAGCAAATGCGAGCCACCTACGTTGATCAGTGGCTCCTAATCGCTTTCACCACCCTCGACCAAAATCTCAACGTCCTTGCCGGGGAAGTCTTAGCCCACTCGAAAAATCGCGACGAAATCTATGCTGCACTTGATCAGCGCGACGGCAAATCCTTCGCGATCGAATACACAGGCACCCCTGATGAAGATGTTGCCTATCTTCTATGATTCGTTACCCCGTCCAGATTTACCCGGTAAAACGAGTCGGTAAACTGCTCTATCTCAATGCGGCAATCACTGGTTGGAACGACGATATTGCATTGTTGCGGTTGTTGATCGATACAGGTGCCAGTTATACAGTGCTGCCAAGTCCACCACTGCGAACTTTGGGGTATGACATCGAGAATGCCGACAAACATCGCCAGATCATTACAGCCAGTGGCATAGTCAATGCGCCGCTAGTTCATGTCAAATGCTTCAACTGTCTGGGTATTCAGCTCCAGAATCATCCCATTCTCATTTACGATTTGCCTTCCACCAAGCAATTTGATGGCATTTTGGGCATGGACTTCCTCGCCGCGAATCGTGTGTCCATTTCCACGAGTGATGCCGAAGTCTATCGGCCAGTTACCTGACCTGCACCAAAGTGAATAATGTCTGCTAAATAGCCTGACTACATCTGCCGCCCCAACCAATCCGTCAACTCCTCAACCCGCCGCCAATCCAGCAGCAACTCCCCCAAAGCCTCCAACTGCTCCACCGACAACGCCGACACCCGATCCAGCACAGTCTCCGGCAATGCCCCAAACCGATGATGCAGCTGCTTCAAACCCAAATTAGCGTTACCCTCGGCAAACCCTTGCTGCGCCCCCTCAGCAAACACATCTTGGTAAAACCGTGTTTGCTTCAATTCGCTAACCAGCATTTTTGCCACCTCGTCTCGTGTTAAATCCGAAAACTCGTCTCTTTTACCTCCACCGAATCAAATTGGTATCCCTCAGGCTGACGCAGTGGTTCGGGAATCAAGTCAAACAGCAATTGCGGTGACTGTTGAAACAGCTTGTAAAAAAATGAATCCCGCCGCATACCCAACCCCAAGCGCCATAACGATTGCCGATCGAAAAATCGCCCCGATCGACAACCATTATAGGCACTTGAGTAGTACGTACGAACCTTTCGAGCGATAGAAATCCGCCGCCGATTCGCTGCGTCATCAGGTGTATTTGGTTCGGTAAACCCAGCCTTCGATCCGCCCTAAACCATCACCTTGACGAATTCCATCGCCAAATCTTTGTCATCCATACGACAACTGACTGAGGCAAGATACAATGATGTCCAGTTTGGACAGGCAAACCTCATATATATTGTCTAGGTATATTTGGGCCACTGCCACCAAACACATGACCCAAATCAACCTTGTACAAAGTTTATCTGTCAGCCGATCGAGGAGCAGCGGGACGCATGGGTAGAGTCGTCGGAATCGACTTGGGAACAACCAACTCAGTGGTATCGGTAATGGAAGGCGGCAAACCCGTCGTCATTGCGAATGCTGAGGGAATGCGGACAACGCCATCGGTTGTTGGTTTTAGTAAAGATAAGGAACGCCTGGTGGGTCAACTGGCGCGGCGTCAGTCTGTCTTGGATCCGCAAAATACGTTCTATGCGATTAAACGCTTCATTGGTAATCGCTATGACGAGCTGACGGATGAATCGAAGCAGGTGCCCTACACAATCCGGCGGGGCGATCGCGGCAACGTCAAAGTTAAGTGCCCCACAATGGAGCGCGACTTTGCCCCGGAAGAATTAGCGGCGATGATTCTGCGCAAGCTGGCGGATGAAGCCGGTCGTTATCTCGGTGAACCTGTGACAGGTGCCGTGATTACCGTCCCCGCTTACTTTAATGATGCCCAACGGCAGGCCACGCGGGATTCCGGGCGGATTTCGGGCCTGGAAGTCAAACGCATTCTAAATGAGCCAACGGCAGCGGCTTTGGCCTATGGTCTCGATCGGCGAGAAAACCAGACCGTCTTAGTCTTTGATCTAGGTGGCGGTACCTTCGACGTCTCGATCCTCGATGTCAGCAATGGCGTGTTTGAAGTGCTAGCCACCAGCGGTGATACGCAGTTGGGTGGTGGTGACTTCGATAAGAAGATTGTCGATTGGTTAGCGGAAGAGTTCCAAAAGACTGATGAGATTGATCTGCGGCGCGATCGCCAGTCCTTGCAGCGATTAATCGAAGCCGCAGAGAAAGCCAAGATTGAGCTTTCGACCCTGGGTGTGACGGACATTAACCTGCCGTTTATCACTGCCACCGAGGAAGGGCCAAAGCATATTGAAACGCGGCTGACTCAAGCGAAGTTTGAAGAGCTGTGTGTGGATTTGATCAGCCGGTTGCGCGAACCCGTCAAACAGGCTGTGCGGGATGCGGGCCTGGGGCCGATGGACATTGATGAGGTCGTGCTAGTCGGTGGCGGCACCCGGATGCCGATGGTGCAGGACTTGGTGCGATCGATGCTGCGAGTCGAGCCAAATCAGAACGTCAACCCGGATGAAGTGGTGGCGATCGGTGCAGCGGTTCAAGCTGGGATTCTCGGCGGTGAGCTGAAGGATATTTTGCTGCTGGATGTGACGCCGGTTTCCATTGGTCTGGAGACGATCGGCGGTCTGATGAAGAAGTTGATTCCACGAAATACAACGATTCCAGTACGGCGGACCGATGTATTTTCGACCTCCGAGGACAATCAGACTTCGGTGGAAATCAACGTCGTCCAGGGTGAGCGCGAACTGGCAAATGGCAACCGTTCCCTCGGCAGGTTCAAGCTGATGGGTATTCCGCCTTCTCCCCGAGGCATTCCCCAGGTTCAGGTGTCCTTTGATATTGATGCGAATGGGATTTTGCAGGTGACGGCGATGGATCGCACCACAGGGCGCGAACAGAGCATCACGATTCAAGGTGCTTCGACCCTGAGTGAGGACGAAGTTCAAAGCATGGTGCGATCGGCCCAGGAATTTGCCGAGACCGATCGCCTGCGCAAAGAGAAGATCGACAAACGCAATCGTTCGGAGACCTTGATTGTCCAATCCGAACGGCAACTGCGGGAAGCGACTCTCGACTTTGGCATGCAGTTTGTTAGTCCGTATCGATCGCGGATTGAACCGTTGATCAAACGCTTGCGCGGTTCCCTTGAATCGAATAATGAACGAGAAATCGACATTGCCGAAGCTGATTTGCGGGATGCGCTATACGACTTGCAGCGGGAAATCTACGATCGTAATGCCGAAGAAAAAGAAGACGGCAGCTTCTTCAAGGCGGTGAAGGACTTCTTCTTGGATGAGGATGACGACTTCTACTACGACAACTATGGCCAAGGCGGTTACGGCTACAACCGAGGCTCCTTGGACTATGGCCGTGGCAGTATCGGCAGTTTGCCCTACGCAGGTGGTTCGCCCTATAACCGGCCCGATCCCTATGCCTCCGGCAATCGCGATCCCTATAGCCAAGGCGGTCGGGATAATTATGGCCAGGGTGGCGGTTATAACCAAGGCGGTGGCCGCGATAGCTATGGTCAAGGTGGGCGTGATCCTTACAGCCAAGGTGGTGGGCGCGATGCCTACGATCAAGGTGGGCGTGACCCTTACAACCAGGGCAATCGCGATCCCTACAGTCAGGGCGTTGGGCGTGATAACTATGGTCAAGATGCGGGTCGGGGTGGCTACAACGATCGTCCCGCAAATCCGCCAGCCCGCGGTGGCTACGACGATCGTAGCGGCTATGACCAAGGTGGTAATTACAATCAAGGCGGTGGTTACAACCAAGGTGGCGGCTATGATGCACCACGCTCCGGTGGTGGTCGGCCCAACGACTACTATGACGAATCTCCTCGCAATACCCGTCGTCAACCCGATCGTCCGGACTATAGCCGCGACAACTGGGATGAAGAAGATGATTGGTAGAGTTAGTTGTGCGTTCTGAGTTTTCAGTTGTCACTGCTGATGACTGAAAACTGACGCCTACAACCTGATAACTTCTCTTTGCTTTCCTTACTTTCCCCTAACGATTTCAATGCAAAACTTTCGTAACTACTACGAAATCCTGGGCGTGAACCGCGATACGCCTGGTGCTGAGATTAAGCGTGCCTACCGACAGTTGGCGCGACAGTTTCACCCGGATGTAAACCAGGGGAATATGGAGGCCGAGAATCGATTTAAGGAAATCAACGAAGCCTACGAGGTGCTCTCCGATAGCGAACGCCGAGCGCAGTACGACAAGTTCGGTAGTTTCTGGAAGCAGCAAGGGTTCCAGAATGGTCAGAAGCGGCCTTGGGGTGGTTGGCCCGGTGGCAATAAAACTGAAGCACCACCGCAACAATCGCAAGCTGATGAAGACATCAACTTTGGTGAGTTCCGCGACTTCAATACGTTTGTCGATGAGCTGCTACAAGGGCGCAAGAAAGCCGCCCCAAGTTCAACCGATTGGCTGGATAATCCGGTGCCCCCGCGGCGTCGGCCGCCGGAACCGACGCAGATGTCGTCCGCGCCGCCGAGTGATTATGGGGGAGATGACGATCGTGCATCGGAGACTTCCGGTGATGACTGGGA encodes the following:
- a CDS encoding DUF4351 domain-containing protein; this translates as MLVSELKQTRFYQDVFAEGAQQGFAEGNANLGLKQLHHRFGALPETVLDRVSALSVEQLEALGELLLDWRRVEELTDWLGRQM
- a CDS encoding Rpn family recombination-promoting nuclease/putative transposase; the protein is MRRDSFFYKLFQQSPQLLFDLIPEPLRQPEGYQFDSVEVKETSFRI
- a CDS encoding cytotoxic translational repressor of toxin-antitoxin stability system; the protein is MTMAKHVPGVRLSTPAKVEVLYERSFIRDLKGMKLDPADKIEQFVFSDFFETNDFRGLPEFRALPNSDIFYRFTWANHLICIEVTGQIIKFVRALPKPPV
- a CDS encoding NACHT domain-containing protein, giving the protein MGLQATPEGIKQAKVALTDLGITRKTLEARLSTTRERLGRFFRGQTIGDDLFVNICKALKLDWKTIAGIAGPLNPPILGDFEAGEGSAPPELGAGGLPEIHTLVQQTREAIRPLIQQQCGTMRVLDMEHPIKLTGANGIYTNVNILEKLTRLKSEQELLENCNLTAGLDRFLLGQVKAKCIPGLEAVENHRRLMVLGKPGAGKTTFLKYLAMQCITEGFSADAVPLFVTLKDFAEDQQQHGLVNYLAQLLEENQRTSIGTLSRSNPLEIIQHILRSGKAMVLLDGLDEVRQEDTTRVLREMRVTADHFPHSQFVITCRIAAKEYTFERFTEVEVADFDEQQIATFAENWFRARNDSPKAKRFIERLEENEPIQELASSPILLTLLCLVFGEGGDFPSNRADLYEEGVRTLLKKWDATRNINRDQIYKKLDVQRKEDLLSFVALQSFQQKEYFIKKRRLEGYIADFIGNLRDVDPDPESLRIDSEAVVRSIQAQHGLLVERARGIYSFSHLTFQEYFTAREIAGTNQIQPLLRNINEKRWREVFLLTVGMLRNADELLLAMQAAINQSLAKDPKLQDFMKWAKNKSESVQASYKDNSVRAYYFALARALDCDRDRALARALARALDRDRDLDRDRDLDLDLDLDLASALASALDLDRDLYRASDLYRDRDLYRASARALDLARELKRARTLDLARELKRQLQEVFDRLPDTSSKNRENFQAWWQTNGQQWTENLRQIMITHRNIGHDWQFNDDQNQLLQQYYDANLLLVECLNNDGCYVSRSVRQEIEDTLLLPMSEIEKYKREKGQSSQ
- a CDS encoding 2-hydroxyacid dehydrogenase translates to MKIAVFSTKPYDRQFFDAANQTYNYDLTFFETKLTQQTASLAQGFTTVCIFVNDEPDDITLEILARNGTRILALRCAGFNNVDLAKAAALDLQVVRVPAYSPYAVAEHTFGLILTLNRKIHRAHNRVREGNFALEGLLGYDLHNRTIGIIGTGRIGQIVAQIANGFGLEILAYDLHENADLTAIGVKYVPLDQLLTQSHIITLHCPLTPDSHHLIDDAAITNMKQGVMLVNTSRGGLIDTQAVIKGLKSEKIGALALDVYEQESDLFFEDLSDRIIQDDIFQRLTTFPNVLITAHQAFFTEDAMQNIAETTLANINDLDNDRICPNLVQLPATS
- a CDS encoding DnaJ domain-containing protein, yielding MQNFRNYYEILGVNRDTPGAEIKRAYRQLARQFHPDVNQGNMEAENRFKEINEAYEVLSDSERRAQYDKFGSFWKQQGFQNGQKRPWGGWPGGNKTEAPPQQSQADEDINFGEFRDFNTFVDELLQGRKKAAPSSTDWLDNPVPPRRRPPEPTQMSSAPPSDYGGDDDRASETSGDDWESTTPKPRRDDWGGSEPIATPPPPQDSRRQQFTAQPRP
- a CDS encoding retropepsin-like aspartic protease family protein, yielding MIRYPVQIYPVKRVGKLLYLNAAITGWNDDIALLRLLIDTGASYTVLPSPPLRTLGYDIENADKHRQIITASGIVNAPLVHVKCFNCLGIQLQNHPILIYDLPSTKQFDGILGMDFLAANRVSISTSDAEVYRPVT
- the dnaK gene encoding molecular chaperone DnaK; its protein translation is MGRVVGIDLGTTNSVVSVMEGGKPVVIANAEGMRTTPSVVGFSKDKERLVGQLARRQSVLDPQNTFYAIKRFIGNRYDELTDESKQVPYTIRRGDRGNVKVKCPTMERDFAPEELAAMILRKLADEAGRYLGEPVTGAVITVPAYFNDAQRQATRDSGRISGLEVKRILNEPTAAALAYGLDRRENQTVLVFDLGGGTFDVSILDVSNGVFEVLATSGDTQLGGGDFDKKIVDWLAEEFQKTDEIDLRRDRQSLQRLIEAAEKAKIELSTLGVTDINLPFITATEEGPKHIETRLTQAKFEELCVDLISRLREPVKQAVRDAGLGPMDIDEVVLVGGGTRMPMVQDLVRSMLRVEPNQNVNPDEVVAIGAAVQAGILGGELKDILLLDVTPVSIGLETIGGLMKKLIPRNTTIPVRRTDVFSTSEDNQTSVEINVVQGERELANGNRSLGRFKLMGIPPSPRGIPQVQVSFDIDANGILQVTAMDRTTGREQSITIQGASTLSEDEVQSMVRSAQEFAETDRLRKEKIDKRNRSETLIVQSERQLREATLDFGMQFVSPYRSRIEPLIKRLRGSLESNNEREIDIAEADLRDALYDLQREIYDRNAEEKEDGSFFKAVKDFFLDEDDDFYYDNYGQGGYGYNRGSLDYGRGSIGSLPYAGGSPYNRPDPYASGNRDPYSQGGRDNYGQGGGYNQGGGRDSYGQGGRDPYSQGGGRDAYDQGGRDPYNQGNRDPYSQGVGRDNYGQDAGRGGYNDRPANPPARGGYDDRSGYDQGGNYNQGGGYNQGGGYDAPRSGGGRPNDYYDESPRNTRRQPDRPDYSRDNWDEEDDW